The Rhodococcus sp. ABRD24 genome contains the following window.
CTGTGGGGGCCTCTGTGTCAGCCACGCCGAGCGGGATCGTCGCGACCGGGCGGTCCGACCGATTTCGCGAGCAAGGGCAGCGTCCGGAACGGTACGACCTCAGAAAGCACCACCACCGATACCGAACGCGCCACCGTCGACGAGTGGTGCAGCGCAATGAGCAGCGCCTGCAGCTCCTCATGCGACGCCGCCGCGACCCGGCACAGGACGTCGCCCACGCCCGTGGTCGCCCACGCCTCGAGCACCTCCGGGAACTCCTCGAGCTCCTTCGTCAGCTGACTCAACGCACCCTGCGCGATCTCGAGCGTGACGAACGC
Protein-coding sequences here:
- a CDS encoding Lrp/AsnC family transcriptional regulator, with protein sequence MERNGNRLDALDVELITRLRDEPRIGVLELSRRVGVARATVQARLRRLEDAGVVTGYGPDIGLGAAGYPVQAFVTLEIAQGALSQLTKELEEFPEVLEAWATTGVGDVLCRVAAASHEELQALLIALHHSSTVARSVSVVVLSEVVPFRTLPLLAKSVGPPGRDDPARRG